CGATGAAGTTCGCGCAAGGTTGGATGCTGTCACAGCTGAGGACGTGCAGGCGATCGCCCGTTTCGCGCTGGCGGGCCAGGCCTGCGCGGCTGCGATTGGGCCCAAGGCGGGGCATGGCGCGCTGGCCGCGTTTGAGGCAAAGTCCTGAATCATGGTGCTGATGCGCAAGGACAGCGACGGTATGCGGCGCATAGACGGCGAGGGCGTTTATCTGCGCGCGCCTGAAGCACGCGATTTCACCGATTGGTCCGAGATCCGCGAAGCCAGCCGCAATTTCCTGACGCCCTGGGAGCCGACCTGGGCGCAAGATGAAACTTCGCGCGGCTCGTACCGCTATAAGCTGCGCCGTTACACAGAAGACGCGCGCGACGACAAGGCCTACGCGCTGTTCGTGTTTCGCGACGAGGACGATGCACTCGTCGGCGGCTGCACGCTCTCGAACATCCGCCGCGGTGTCGCGCTGACGGCCTCGCTCGGCTACTGGGCGGGTGAGCGCTATGCCGGCAAAGGCTACATCACGGCCGCTGTGCGCGCTGTAGTGCGTTACGCGTTCGAGGACTTGGACCTGCACCGCGTCGAAGCCGCCTGCCAGCCCGACAACATGGCCTCGCGCCGTGTATTGGAGAAAGCCGGATTCGCCCAGGAAGGCGTCGCGCGCGCCTATCTCAAGATCAACGGCGCCTGGCGCGACCATTTGCTGTTCGCGATCGTCAACCCTACGGGTTAGTGGCAACCGCTGCGCGATCGAAGACGACGCGCTTCCAGAGCGCAAAAGCGCTTAGATAAGTAACGAACAAACCCAATCCGACAACCGCGCCGGTGGTGGCGATATTGGCTGAGCTTAGAGGTTGCATATCAACCCTCCCACCATCTTGCCAGGTCTGACCTGTCAAAGGCTGTGACACCGCCCAAGCGAAATTTGCGACGACGAGTAACGCCCCTAACGCGGAAATCGAAACTAGAAACCACCATGCGTTTGGCGTCCGGATGGCGAATGCTATCATCATCGCCGCGGCGAGCAAGAACGGGAAGCCAAGAAACACCCAAATAATGGCCAGCGCGAACACGCCCAAGCCCATGAGTGCAATCGCGATCGTCCCAGCAATCGCCTTGAGCATCACAGCGCGTCCAGCCCGATATCCAACGTCTTCGCCGAATGCGTCAGCGCGCCGATGCTGATGACATCGACGCCCGTCTCCGCCACTGCGAACACGTTTTCGATCGTGATGCCGCCGGAGGCCTCCAGCATCGTCTGGCCCTTCGCCATTTTCACGGCGGCGCGCAGATCGGCTTGCGTGAAATTGTCGAGCAGGATCGCACTGGGCGCATGCGGCAGCGCTTGCTTCAGCTGATCGAGATTATCGACCTCGATCTCGATGCACGTGAGATGCGCCGCAGCTTCGCGCGCACGCTGCAGCGCCAACGGGATCGAGCCGGCAGCGGCGATGTGATTGTCCTTGATCAACATCGCGTCGTCCAAGCCGTAGCGATGCGCACCGCCGCCGCCGAGCTTCACCGCACGCTTTTCCAAAGCGCGCATGCCCGGCGTGGTTTTGCGCGTGGACGCGATGATCACGCCCATGCCGTCCACCGCATCGACATAGAGCCGCGTTAGCGTCGCGATGCCGGAGAGGCGGCCGATAAAATTGAGCATCGTGCGCTCGGCCATCAGCACTGAGCGCGCATAGCCTTCGATCGTCATGATGGTGTCGCCGGCCTTCACGCGCGCGCCGTCGGGCGCTGCGATCTCGAACACCATGTCGGGATCGATGAGGAAGCCCGCGAGGATTGCCGCGTCCAAGCCCGCCACTACGCCCGCTTGCCGCGCGCGCACGGCCCAGCGGCCTCCCGTTTCAGGATCGATCAGCGCATCAGTGGTGATGTCGCCCGCCGCGCCCAAATCTTCCGCGAGCGCCAGTTTGACGATCGGCTCGAGGACGATGTCAGGGAGCGGTGGCAGCAGACGTGAGGAAGCTGCGGTGTTTTTTTTCGGCGGCATCGAGATAGTCGCTCCGGAAATGCGCACCGCGGCTTTCTTTGCGAGCGAGTGCTGCGGTGACGATGAGGCGTGCGGCGAGCAGGGCGTTTGCGATTCCGTGAGCATCGCAGAGCGCGTGGATGCGGTCGAGCGCTAGA
This genomic interval from Vitreimonas flagellata contains the following:
- the nadC gene encoding carboxylating nicotinate-nucleotide diphosphorylase gives rise to the protein MPPKKNTAASSRLLPPLPDIVLEPIVKLALAEDLGAAGDITTDALIDPETGGRWAVRARQAGVVAGLDAAILAGFLIDPDMVFEIAAPDGARVKAGDTIMTIEGYARSVLMAERTMLNFIGRLSGIATLTRLYVDAVDGMGVIIASTRKTTPGMRALEKRAVKLGGGGAHRYGLDDAMLIKDNHIAAAGSIPLALQRAREAAAHLTCIEIEVDNLDQLKQALPHAPSAILLDNFTQADLRAAVKMAKGQTMLEASGGITIENVFAVAETGVDVISIGALTHSAKTLDIGLDAL
- a CDS encoding GNAT family N-acetyltransferase, translating into MVLMRKDSDGMRRIDGEGVYLRAPEARDFTDWSEIREASRNFLTPWEPTWAQDETSRGSYRYKLRRYTEDARDDKAYALFVFRDEDDALVGGCTLSNIRRGVALTASLGYWAGERYAGKGYITAAVRAVVRYAFEDLDLHRVEAACQPDNMASRRVLEKAGFAQEGVARAYLKINGAWRDHLLFAIVNPTG